A genome region from Nocardia sp. NBC_01730 includes the following:
- a CDS encoding fatty acyl-AMP ligase, whose protein sequence is MTATDSPLSNILATRVAEWAAARPDEDAFTELRFRMQEHVPVTLTYASLHAAAGTLAARLRQESVPGDRVAILCAHGIDYAVAFLACLYSNRVAVPLFPATGERNRERLQAVLADTRPALTLLSAHDEVSAPTLGQATGRLLVLPPDVTVSVADAVEPVIDPVCDDLAYLQYTSGSTKSPTGVRVTHANLATALVQLRHALSAARDRPIVTWLPFFHDMGLIFGLSLPLSLGVHGVTLAPAEFVKRPIRWLRAIGDYRAGLTGCPSFGLTLAVSGTTPEERTGLDLSGLAILLNGAEPVRADALNEFTRIFGPYGFRHHAHTPGFGLAEATLTVTLCDQRDEPVGHYFERGALAEGRVVAMPTSDAAEIQDGVPLVGCGTPAGQAVRVVDPIARTVLPPGRVGEIWVMGSNVCDGYFGRPDATEETFGATLACGGGRWLRTGDLGFQHEGQLYLAGRRKDVIVVDGRNHYPADIEMTVEACAREIRPGHVTVFGHDDGRREDLVVVAEITTAVDTEPAELFVLARRIRTAVATTHEVMPGAVMLVEPGRIPKTSSGKLRRGECRARYLAGRLRPVAMI, encoded by the coding sequence GTGACCGCGACCGACTCGCCTCTCAGCAACATCCTCGCGACCCGCGTGGCCGAATGGGCCGCGGCCCGGCCGGACGAAGACGCCTTCACCGAACTGCGCTTCCGCATGCAGGAACATGTGCCGGTCACGCTGACCTACGCCAGTCTGCACGCCGCCGCGGGCACGCTCGCCGCACGCTTGCGGCAGGAGAGCGTGCCCGGCGACCGGGTGGCAATTCTCTGCGCGCACGGAATCGACTACGCCGTCGCCTTTCTCGCCTGCCTGTACAGCAATCGCGTCGCGGTGCCGCTGTTTCCAGCCACGGGCGAACGCAATCGAGAGCGGCTGCAAGCGGTGCTCGCCGACACCCGGCCCGCGCTCACGCTGCTGTCGGCGCACGATGAAGTCAGCGCTCCGACGCTCGGGCAGGCAACCGGGCGCCTACTGGTGTTGCCACCGGATGTGACCGTCTCGGTGGCGGATGCGGTTGAGCCGGTTATCGACCCGGTATGCGACGACCTCGCCTACCTGCAATACACCTCCGGTTCGACCAAATCCCCCACCGGGGTCCGCGTGACGCACGCGAATCTGGCGACGGCGCTCGTGCAGCTGCGGCACGCCTTGTCCGCAGCAAGGGACCGGCCGATCGTGACCTGGCTGCCGTTCTTTCACGACATGGGCCTGATCTTCGGCCTGTCCCTGCCGCTCTCGCTCGGCGTCCACGGCGTCACCCTGGCGCCCGCGGAGTTCGTCAAGCGCCCCATCCGCTGGCTGCGCGCGATCGGCGACTACCGCGCCGGCTTGACCGGCTGCCCCAGTTTCGGGCTGACACTGGCGGTTTCGGGCACTACGCCCGAGGAGCGGACCGGCCTCGACCTGTCCGGGCTTGCGATCCTGCTCAACGGCGCCGAGCCGGTCCGTGCCGACGCGCTGAACGAGTTCACCAGAATCTTCGGCCCGTACGGCTTCCGCCATCACGCGCACACCCCCGGCTTCGGCCTGGCCGAGGCCACCCTGACGGTCACCCTCTGCGACCAGCGGGACGAACCGGTGGGGCACTACTTCGAGCGCGGCGCACTCGCCGAGGGGCGTGTTGTCGCGATGCCCACCAGCGACGCCGCCGAAATCCAGGACGGTGTGCCGCTCGTCGGCTGCGGCACACCCGCGGGACAGGCGGTGCGGGTGGTCGACCCGATCGCACGGACGGTGCTGCCACCGGGGCGAGTCGGCGAGATCTGGGTGATGGGCAGCAATGTGTGCGACGGCTATTTCGGCAGGCCCGACGCTACCGAGGAAACCTTCGGCGCCACCCTGGCCTGCGGCGGCGGCCGCTGGCTGCGCACCGGCGACCTCGGCTTCCAGCACGAGGGCCAGCTCTACCTCGCGGGACGCCGCAAGGACGTCATCGTGGTCGACGGGCGCAACCACTATCCCGCCGACATCGAGATGACCGTGGAGGCCTGCGCCCGGGAGATCAGGCCAGGCCACGTGACGGTGTTCGGACATGATGACGGTCGGCGCGAAGATCTGGTCGTGGTCGCCGAAATCACCACCGCGGTCGACACCGAGCCCGCCGAGCTCTTCGTGCTTGCACGTCGCATCCGCACCGCCGTCGCCACTACGCACGAGGTGATGCCGGGCGCGGTGATGCTGGTCGAGCCGGGTCGGATTCCCAAGACCAGCAGTGGAAAGCTACGCCGCGGCGAGTGCAGGGCCCGCTACCTCGCGGGCCGGCTTCGGCCGGTCGCGATGATCTGA
- a CDS encoding RNA-binding S4 domain-containing protein, whose amino-acid sequence MARAEHGTQNSATQARVDSWTWAVRLFKTRSAAAEACRGGHVRVNGSTAKPAQPVRVGDEVRIRAGGLERIVIVERIVTKRVGAPIAAQSLIDRSPPPPPREITATMPRRDRGAGRPTKRERRETDRLLGRAEP is encoded by the coding sequence GTGGCTCGCGCCGAACACGGCACCCAGAACAGCGCGACACAGGCCCGAGTCGACTCGTGGACCTGGGCGGTGCGTCTGTTCAAGACCAGATCCGCTGCCGCGGAAGCCTGTCGCGGCGGACATGTTCGCGTAAACGGATCGACGGCTAAGCCCGCGCAGCCGGTTCGTGTCGGCGATGAGGTCCGTATTCGCGCGGGCGGTCTCGAGCGCATCGTCATCGTGGAACGGATCGTCACCAAGCGGGTCGGCGCTCCGATCGCGGCGCAGTCCCTGATCGACCGCAGCCCGCCGCCTCCCCCGCGGGAGATCACGGCGACCATGCCGCGTAGAGATCGCGGGGCAGGACGGCCGACCAAGCGTGAGCGCCGCGAGACCGATCGGCTCTTGGGCCGAGCCGAGCCCTGA
- a CDS encoding C40 family peptidase, whose translation MGAVAATGAMPAIPAMAATINVPGVGNFDIPQEYEQPAQQLSQQIQQALAAVPAAPAAPQAAPQPPAFAPLLPDLFSQPSSPGDIALDAAKSKVGAQYSWGAAGPRSFDCSGLVQWAFRQAGVELPRTSFEQSHVGAPVAFQNLEPGDIVVTANGGHVGIYAGDGKLLNAVQSGTPVSYTPLRPDMVVTARRIV comes from the coding sequence ATGGGTGCGGTTGCCGCGACTGGCGCGATGCCCGCGATTCCGGCGATGGCCGCGACTATCAACGTTCCCGGTGTCGGCAACTTCGACATCCCGCAGGAATACGAGCAGCCGGCCCAGCAGCTCAGCCAGCAGATCCAGCAGGCGCTTGCGGCTGTCCCAGCCGCCCCCGCCGCGCCGCAGGCAGCTCCCCAGCCTCCCGCCTTCGCACCGCTGCTGCCGGATCTGTTCTCCCAGCCGAGCAGCCCGGGTGACATCGCCCTCGACGCCGCCAAGAGCAAGGTCGGCGCCCAGTACTCCTGGGGCGCCGCGGGACCCAGGTCCTTCGACTGCTCCGGACTCGTCCAGTGGGCGTTCCGCCAGGCGGGAGTCGAACTGCCCCGTACCAGCTTCGAGCAGTCGCACGTCGGCGCTCCGGTGGCGTTCCAGAACCTGGAGCCGGGCGATATCGTTGTCACCGCCAACGGCGGCCATGTCGGTATCTACGCGGGCGACGGCAAGCTGCTGAACGCGGTGCAGTCGGGTACGCCGGTGTCCTACACCCCGCTGCGCCCCGACATGGTGGTCACCGCACGCCGTATCGTGTAA
- a CDS encoding ATP-binding protein — MDPVRNPYAPGAGQRPPELAGRDKQLTAFDIVLERVARGRPERSVMLTGLRGVGKTVLLNQLRSTAISRGWGTGKIEARPDQELRRPLSSALHMAVRAIAMAHRHPERVDDFLGILKAFALRATADKGMRERWQPGIDVPAVTGRADSGDIEIDLVELLIEAAALAGDIGVGIAVFIDEMQDLGAADISAICGACHELSQDAAPLIVVGAGLPHLPAVLSASKSYSERLFSYHRIDRLDRQSADQALIAPALREDVKFTDEALDALYHKADGYPYFVQAYGKAAWDQAPESPIGAEDVEVAAPSAEEELAVGFFGSRYERATPAEREYMRAMADLAGDDGPVATAAVANELRRKPASLSPARDGLIKKGLIYSAERGTIGFTVPHFGRYLRSV; from the coding sequence ATGGACCCCGTGCGGAATCCGTATGCACCCGGAGCGGGACAGCGCCCACCCGAATTAGCCGGACGCGACAAGCAACTCACGGCGTTCGACATTGTGCTCGAACGTGTCGCGCGCGGGCGTCCGGAACGGAGCGTCATGCTCACCGGCCTGCGCGGTGTCGGAAAGACCGTGCTGCTCAACCAACTTCGTTCCACCGCGATCTCGCGCGGCTGGGGCACCGGGAAGATCGAGGCGCGACCGGACCAGGAACTGCGCCGCCCACTGTCCTCGGCGCTGCACATGGCCGTGCGCGCGATCGCCATGGCGCACCGCCATCCGGAGCGGGTCGACGACTTCCTCGGCATCCTCAAGGCGTTCGCGTTGCGGGCCACCGCCGACAAGGGCATGCGGGAACGCTGGCAACCCGGCATCGACGTGCCCGCCGTGACCGGTCGGGCCGATTCCGGCGACATCGAGATCGATCTGGTGGAACTTCTGATCGAGGCCGCCGCGCTGGCCGGCGACATCGGTGTCGGCATCGCGGTCTTCATCGACGAGATGCAGGATCTCGGCGCCGCCGACATCTCCGCGATCTGCGGCGCCTGCCACGAGCTGAGCCAGGACGCGGCGCCGCTGATCGTGGTCGGCGCAGGCCTCCCGCACCTGCCCGCGGTACTGTCCGCCTCGAAGAGCTACTCCGAGCGACTCTTCAGCTATCATCGCATCGACCGACTCGACCGACAATCCGCGGACCAGGCTCTGATCGCGCCTGCCCTGCGCGAAGACGTGAAGTTCACCGACGAAGCGCTCGATGCTCTCTATCACAAGGCGGACGGCTACCCCTATTTCGTGCAGGCGTACGGGAAGGCTGCCTGGGACCAGGCGCCGGAGAGTCCGATCGGCGCCGAAGATGTCGAGGTGGCCGCGCCGTCAGCGGAGGAGGAGTTGGCGGTCGGCTTCTTCGGTTCCCGCTATGAGCGCGCAACCCCCGCGGAGCGGGAGTACATGCGCGCCATGGCCGACCTGGCCGGCGACGACGGCCCGGTGGCGACCGCGGCGGTGGCCAACGAGCTTCGGCGCAAACCCGCCTCGCTGTCCCCGGCGCGCGACGGCTTGATCAAGAAGGGCCTCATCTACTCGGCCGAACGCGGCACGATCGGATTCACCGTGCCGCACTTCGGCCGCTACCTGCGCTCGGTCTGA
- a CDS encoding acyl-CoA dehydrogenase family protein: protein MATAAKVDATEEQARALVEESRETSWAKPSFAKEMFLGRFRLDLIHPYPQPGPEDAARTEAYLARLRQYCETIDGSVIESEGRIPDDYVKGLAELGCFGLKIPESYGGQGLSQFGYNRALMLIGSAHPSLGVLLSAHQSIGVPEPLKLAGTPEQKSEFLPRCAAGAVSAFLLTEPDVGSDPARMASTATPIEDGEFYELNGVKLWTTNGVVAELLVVMARVPKSEGHRGGISAFVVEADSPGVTVERRNAFMGLRGIENGLTRMHNVRVPRRNLIGREGDGLKIALTTLNAGRLAIPALCTGAAKWSLKIAREWSTQRVQWGRPVGEHAAVGAKISFIAATTFALEATLDLSAAMCDEARNDIRIEAALAKLWASEMSCRIADELVQIRGGRGYETAASLAARGERAVGAEQLVRDLRINRIFEGSSEIMRLLIAREMADAHMAAAGALVDRKAELKDKAKAAVGATGFYAKWFPQLAVGAGTVPAAYPEFGPLARHLRFVERSSRKQARSLMYAMGRWQAGLEYRQNFLGRIVDIGAELFAMSAVCVRAQSLRGAGAPEGKSAEELADVFCKQSRVRVRKLFDALWDNTDDDDGTLTRGVLDSRYQWLEEGVLDPSEGTGPWIAEWQVGPSTEANLLRPFLPSTRSHAGT from the coding sequence ATGGCGACAGCCGCGAAAGTCGACGCGACCGAAGAACAGGCTCGCGCACTAGTCGAGGAGTCCCGCGAAACCAGCTGGGCCAAGCCATCGTTCGCCAAGGAGATGTTTCTGGGACGATTCCGGCTCGATCTGATCCACCCCTATCCACAGCCCGGCCCCGAGGACGCCGCGCGCACCGAGGCGTACCTGGCCCGACTGCGGCAGTACTGCGAGACCATCGACGGATCGGTGATCGAATCCGAAGGCCGAATCCCGGACGACTACGTGAAAGGTCTTGCCGAACTCGGCTGCTTCGGCCTGAAGATCCCGGAATCCTATGGCGGCCAGGGCCTTTCCCAGTTCGGATACAACAGGGCGCTGATGCTGATCGGTTCCGCACACCCGAGCCTGGGTGTGCTGCTCTCGGCGCACCAGTCCATCGGGGTACCGGAACCGCTGAAGCTGGCCGGCACCCCCGAGCAGAAATCCGAGTTCCTGCCCCGCTGCGCGGCGGGCGCGGTGAGCGCGTTCCTGCTCACCGAGCCCGACGTGGGCTCCGACCCGGCCCGCATGGCCAGCACCGCGACGCCGATCGAAGACGGCGAGTTCTACGAGCTCAACGGCGTCAAGCTGTGGACGACGAACGGCGTAGTCGCCGAACTGCTGGTCGTGATGGCGCGCGTGCCCAAGAGCGAGGGACATCGCGGCGGCATCTCGGCGTTCGTGGTCGAAGCCGATTCGCCGGGCGTCACGGTGGAGCGGCGCAACGCGTTCATGGGCCTGCGCGGCATCGAGAACGGCCTCACCCGGATGCACAACGTCCGGGTGCCAAGGCGCAATCTGATCGGCCGCGAGGGCGACGGCCTCAAGATCGCACTCACCACCCTGAACGCGGGCAGACTCGCCATTCCCGCCCTGTGTACCGGGGCAGCGAAGTGGTCGCTGAAGATCGCACGGGAGTGGAGCACGCAGCGGGTGCAGTGGGGCAGGCCGGTCGGCGAGCACGCCGCTGTCGGCGCGAAGATCTCGTTCATCGCGGCCACCACCTTCGCGCTGGAGGCGACGCTCGATTTGTCGGCGGCCATGTGCGACGAGGCGCGCAACGACATCCGGATCGAGGCGGCGCTGGCCAAGCTGTGGGCCAGCGAGATGAGCTGCCGGATCGCCGACGAACTCGTGCAGATCCGCGGCGGTCGCGGATACGAGACGGCGGCCTCACTCGCCGCGCGTGGCGAGCGCGCCGTCGGCGCCGAGCAGCTGGTGCGCGACCTGCGGATCAACCGCATCTTCGAAGGTTCCAGCGAAATCATGCGGCTGCTGATCGCCAGGGAGATGGCCGACGCGCACATGGCGGCCGCAGGCGCGCTGGTCGACCGCAAGGCCGAGTTGAAGGACAAGGCGAAGGCGGCGGTCGGCGCGACCGGGTTCTACGCCAAGTGGTTCCCGCAGCTGGCCGTCGGGGCGGGCACGGTGCCGGCGGCATATCCCGAATTCGGCCCGCTGGCACGTCATTTGCGGTTCGTCGAGCGTAGTTCGCGCAAGCAGGCCAGATCGCTGATGTACGCGATGGGCCGCTGGCAGGCGGGCCTCGAGTACCGGCAGAACTTCCTCGGCCGGATCGTCGACATCGGCGCCGAGTTGTTCGCGATGTCGGCAGTCTGCGTGCGTGCGCAGTCGCTGCGCGGCGCGGGGGCGCCGGAAGGCAAGTCCGCCGAGGAGTTGGCGGATGTCTTCTGCAAGCAGTCGCGGGTGCGCGTGCGCAAGCTGTTCGATGCGCTGTGGGACAACACCGACGACGACGATGGCACCCTCACCCGCGGCGTGCTCGACAGTCGCTACCAGTGGCTGGAGGAGGGCGTGCTGGATCCGAGCGAGGGGACCGGGCCGTGGATCGCCGAATGGCAGGTCGGTCCGTCAACCGAGGCGAACCTGCTGCGCCCGTTCCTGCCCTCGACCCGTAGCCACGCAGGCACCTAG
- a CDS encoding alpha/beta fold hydrolase has translation MSTTIARRAADYDGHRVTVSADDGVPLAVRVFGAENAPATVVFVHGHCLRIESWSFLRDQLLRQWGSDTRMVFYDHRGHGESGMADPSTYTIDQLGHDLDAVLRTVAPTGPVILVGHSMGAMVALAYARLFPEAIGTRVVGVGLLAGAANGVTEVGLGRFLSRRAVTSLQAAVTHAPRATRASKRLSRRLFAPIIREANFGTRKVNPRIVALATAMLNDTSLLTMSSFLHSLITFDETATLHRLGTIPALVLAGSADIVIPFAHSVVLASQLASSELVRLEGAGHSVMLERAEEVALSIVGLAERAFGAVREGSGYAAAG, from the coding sequence ATGTCCACGACGATCGCTCGCCGCGCCGCCGATTACGACGGCCACCGTGTCACGGTGTCGGCCGATGACGGTGTCCCTCTCGCGGTCCGCGTCTTCGGCGCCGAGAACGCTCCCGCGACTGTCGTCTTCGTGCATGGTCACTGCCTGCGCATCGAATCCTGGTCCTTTCTGCGTGATCAGCTGCTCCGGCAGTGGGGCAGCGACACCAGGATGGTGTTCTACGACCACCGGGGCCACGGCGAGTCGGGAATGGCGGATCCGTCGACCTACACGATCGACCAGCTCGGACACGACTTGGACGCGGTGCTGCGGACGGTCGCTCCGACCGGTCCGGTGATCCTGGTCGGGCACTCGATGGGCGCGATGGTGGCGCTCGCCTACGCTCGGCTGTTCCCGGAGGCCATCGGCACACGTGTCGTTGGCGTCGGACTGCTCGCGGGAGCAGCCAACGGCGTCACCGAGGTCGGGCTCGGCCGCTTCCTGAGCCGCCGCGCGGTGACTTCACTGCAAGCCGCCGTCACCCACGCGCCCCGCGCGACACGGGCGTCCAAGCGACTGTCGCGGCGGTTGTTCGCGCCGATCATCCGCGAGGCCAACTTCGGTACCAGGAAGGTGAATCCGCGCATCGTCGCGCTCGCCACCGCGATGCTCAACGACACGTCACTGCTGACGATGTCCAGCTTCCTGCACTCGTTGATCACCTTCGACGAGACAGCGACGCTGCACCGCCTCGGCACCATCCCCGCGCTGGTCCTCGCGGGCTCCGCTGACATCGTCATTCCGTTCGCGCACTCCGTGGTGCTGGCCTCCCAGCTGGCGAGTTCGGAGCTGGTGCGCCTGGAAGGGGCAGGACACAGCGTGATGCTGGAGAGGGCCGAAGAGGTCGCGCTGTCCATCGTCGGACTCGCCGAGCGAGCCTTCGGCGCGGTGCGCGAGGGATCCGGATACGCGGCCGCGGGCTGA
- a CDS encoding fumarate reductase/succinate dehydrogenase flavoprotein subunit yields the protein MAEVERHNYDVVVIGAGGAGLRAVIEAREHGLSVAVVCKSLFGKAHTVMAEGGCAASMGNANEKDSWQTHFRDTMRGGKFLNNWRMAELHAQEAPDRVWELETYGALFDRTPDGRISQRNFGGHTYPRLAHVGDRTGLEIIRTMQQKIVSLQQEDFAETGDYESRIKVFAECTITELLKDGERISGAFGYWRESGRFILFETPAVVLATGGIGKSYKVTSNSWEYTGDGHALALRAGATLINMEFLQFHPTGMVWPPSVKGILVTEGVRGDGGVLKNTEGKRFMFDYIPPVFKGQYAETEEEADQWLRDNDSARRTPDLLPRDEVARAINEEVKAGRGTEHGGVYLDIASRMPAEEIMRRLPSMHHQFKELADVDITKEPMEVGPTCHYVMGGVEVDPDTGAATVPGLFAAGECSGGMHGSNRLGGNSLSDLLVFGRRAGLGAAAYVEYLGERPSISEDDIAKAAKVALAPFDPPTEDSSENPYTLHTDLQQSMNDLVGIIRKEHEVREAISKLAALRARFQQVTVEGHRQFNPGWHLALDLQNMLLVSECVAQAALLRTESRGGHTRDDHPSMDPDWRNRLLVCAVDPKTADDPIPAVTVTPKDQEPMRPELLALFDLGELEKYYTPAELAGHPAAAGNSTEREA from the coding sequence ATGGCAGAAGTGGAACGGCACAACTACGACGTCGTCGTGATCGGAGCGGGTGGCGCCGGATTGCGGGCGGTGATCGAGGCAAGGGAACACGGTCTGTCCGTCGCGGTGGTGTGCAAGTCGCTGTTCGGCAAGGCACACACCGTGATGGCCGAGGGCGGCTGCGCCGCGTCCATGGGCAACGCCAATGAAAAGGACAGCTGGCAAACCCATTTCAGGGACACGATGCGCGGTGGCAAGTTCCTGAACAACTGGCGCATGGCCGAATTGCATGCCCAGGAGGCGCCCGATCGGGTGTGGGAACTGGAAACCTATGGGGCGCTGTTCGATCGGACCCCGGACGGCCGCATCAGCCAGCGCAACTTCGGCGGCCACACCTATCCGCGGCTCGCCCACGTCGGTGACCGGACCGGCCTGGAGATCATCCGCACCATGCAGCAGAAGATCGTCTCGCTGCAGCAGGAGGATTTCGCGGAGACCGGTGACTACGAGTCGCGGATCAAGGTGTTCGCCGAATGTACGATCACTGAACTACTCAAGGACGGCGAGCGGATTTCCGGCGCGTTCGGGTATTGGCGCGAGTCAGGCCGATTCATCCTGTTCGAGACGCCGGCGGTGGTATTGGCGACCGGCGGCATCGGCAAGTCGTACAAGGTGACCTCGAACTCCTGGGAGTACACCGGCGACGGGCATGCGCTCGCACTGCGGGCGGGCGCGACGCTGATCAACATGGAGTTTTTGCAGTTTCACCCGACCGGCATGGTCTGGCCACCCAGTGTGAAGGGCATCTTGGTCACCGAGGGCGTGCGCGGCGACGGTGGGGTGCTGAAGAATACCGAGGGCAAGCGGTTCATGTTCGACTACATTCCGCCGGTCTTCAAGGGACAGTATGCCGAGACCGAGGAGGAGGCCGATCAGTGGTTGCGCGACAACGATTCCGCACGCCGCACCCCGGACCTGCTGCCGCGTGACGAAGTCGCGCGGGCGATCAACGAGGAGGTCAAGGCGGGCCGCGGCACCGAGCACGGCGGCGTCTACCTCGACATCGCGTCCCGGATGCCCGCCGAGGAGATCATGCGACGGCTGCCTTCGATGCATCATCAGTTCAAAGAGCTCGCGGACGTGGACATCACGAAGGAGCCAATGGAGGTCGGCCCGACCTGCCACTACGTGATGGGAGGTGTCGAGGTCGATCCGGATACCGGCGCGGCCACCGTGCCCGGTCTGTTCGCCGCGGGCGAGTGTTCCGGCGGAATGCACGGGTCGAATCGGCTCGGCGGGAACTCGCTGTCGGACCTGCTGGTGTTCGGCCGCCGGGCCGGACTCGGCGCTGCCGCCTATGTCGAGTACCTCGGCGAGCGCCCGTCGATCTCCGAGGACGACATCGCGAAGGCCGCGAAAGTCGCACTGGCCCCATTTGATCCGCCTACCGAGGACAGCAGCGAGAACCCCTATACCCTGCACACCGATCTGCAGCAGTCGATGAACGACCTGGTCGGCATCATCCGCAAGGAACACGAGGTGCGCGAGGCGATCAGCAAGCTGGCCGCGCTGCGCGCCCGGTTCCAGCAGGTCACCGTGGAGGGACACCGCCAGTTCAACCCCGGCTGGCATCTCGCGCTCGACCTGCAGAACATGCTGCTGGTCAGCGAGTGCGTCGCGCAGGCCGCGCTGCTGCGCACCGAAAGTCGCGGGGGGCACACCCGCGACGACCACCCGTCGATGGATCCCGACTGGCGCAACAGGCTTCTGGTCTGCGCGGTGGACCCGAAAACGGCCGACGACCCGATCCCCGCCGTCACGGTGACGCCCAAGGATCAGGAGCCGATGCGGCCCGAGCTGCTCGCTCTTTTCGATCTCGGCGAGCTCGAAAAGTACTACACCCCGGCCGAACTCGCCGGGCACCCGGCGGCGGCCGGGAATTCCACGGAGCGAGAGGCGTAG
- a CDS encoding succinate dehydrogenase/fumarate reductase iron-sulfur subunit has protein sequence MGYDAKFRVWRGDLEGGALHDFTVLVNEGEVVLDIIHRLQATQAPDLAVRWNCKAGKCGSCSAEVNGRPRLLCMTRMSTFTEGEVITVTPMRTFPVIKDLVTDVSFNYEKAREIPSFTPPVDLKPGNYRMQQVDVQRSQEFRKCIECFLCQDTCHVVRDHEENKTSFAGPRYLMRIAELEMHPLDVADRRELAQEEQGLGLCNITKCCTEVCPEHIKITDNALIPLKERVADRKYDPLVWLGNKLFRR, from the coding sequence ATGGGTTACGACGCCAAATTCCGCGTGTGGCGCGGCGACCTCGAGGGCGGTGCACTGCACGACTTCACCGTGCTGGTGAACGAGGGCGAGGTGGTGCTCGACATCATTCACCGGCTGCAAGCCACGCAGGCGCCCGACCTGGCCGTCCGCTGGAACTGCAAGGCGGGCAAGTGCGGTTCCTGTTCGGCCGAGGTGAACGGGCGTCCGCGTCTGCTGTGTATGACGCGCATGTCCACCTTCACCGAGGGCGAGGTGATCACGGTGACACCGATGCGCACCTTTCCGGTGATCAAGGACCTGGTGACCGATGTGTCCTTCAACTACGAGAAGGCGAGGGAGATTCCGTCGTTCACGCCGCCTGTCGATCTGAAGCCGGGCAACTACCGGATGCAGCAGGTCGACGTGCAGCGTTCGCAGGAGTTCCGCAAGTGCATCGAGTGCTTCCTGTGTCAGGACACCTGCCACGTGGTACGTGACCACGAGGAGAACAAGACGTCGTTCGCGGGGCCGCGGTACCTGATGCGGATCGCCGAGCTGGAGATGCATCCGCTGGATGTGGCCGACCGCAGGGAACTGGCACAGGAGGAGCAGGGACTCGGCCTCTGCAATATCACCAAGTGCTGCACCGAGGTCTGCCCGGAACACATCAAGATCACCGACAACGCGTTGATTCCGCTCAAGGAGCGGGTGGCGGACCGGAAATACGATCCGCTTGTTTGGCTGGGCAACAAGCTTTTCCGCCGCTGA
- a CDS encoding DUF397 domain-containing protein gives MSIQGNTNVDLAGATWRKAGEGASNSVEVALLADGHVGLRNGKDPDGPVLVFTPGEWAAFTAGVHDGEFDRPE, from the coding sequence GTGAGCATCCAAGGCAACACGAACGTCGATCTGGCCGGCGCCACCTGGCGTAAGGCGGGTGAAGGCGCGAGCAATAGCGTGGAGGTAGCGCTGCTCGCCGACGGGCACGTAGGCCTACGCAACGGCAAGGATCCCGACGGACCTGTCCTGGTCTTCACCCCGGGGGAATGGGCCGCCTTCACCGCGGGCGTCCACGACGGCGAGTTCGACCGGCCGGAATAG
- a CDS encoding DUF397 domain-containing protein yields the protein MSFDLVGAQWFKSTRSGAGKDCVEVAFLDGSHVGVRDSKNPGGPALVFTPVEWDAFTAGVTGGEFVRS from the coding sequence ATGAGTTTCGATTTGGTTGGAGCGCAGTGGTTCAAGAGCACCCGCAGCGGAGCGGGCAAGGACTGTGTGGAGGTGGCCTTCCTCGACGGTAGCCACGTCGGCGTCCGTGACAGCAAGAACCCCGGCGGACCAGCCCTCGTCTTCACACCAGTGGAATGGGATGCGTTCACCGCGGGTGTGACCGGTGGAGAGTTCGTCCGCTCATAA